From the genome of Pantoea alfalfae, one region includes:
- the hmsP gene encoding biofilm formation regulator HmsP, with amino-acid sequence MRVSRSLTIKQMATVSLVAVITISIFIVIQLFHFVQQRRIDYAQQMENIAHTVRQPLSEAVLRADISQAERILHSLKPAGILSRADVVLPNAFQALHADFETEKPVPLLVARLFELPVQITLPLYSVENTGMPKPLAYLVLQANSTRVYQFILSTLSTMIITYLLLALILSVAISWCINRLVVHPLRNLSRELQELPPQSILTHKLTLPQSHRDDEIGMLIRSYNRNQQVLESIHDEMSRLTTHFAVTDLPNRTLFLALVEQFMCNPEQPLGLMVIRIETLQEANGVLRDEQRDTLMLTLVEKIRHTLDDHTLLAQTGVSDFVLLMKRASNPFRALRLARNLMIRLNQPVNLHQLQLRPNVSIGLALRDDKPLSANELLDRATSAMMSARHQGKNQILFFDAALTERAQKRLTQEHDILQGLHDEQFALYLQPQVDMRTGTLTGAEALLRMRQPDGSYGLTEEFIASAEEIGVISAIGRWVFEEACRILAGWQRQGIMLPLSVNISAVQLRDTGVVSHLQSLLARHRIAPGTLVLEVTETAQLDDAEQAMSMLRMLQQTGVAVALDDFGMGYSNLNYLHQLKALPVNKLKMDRSFVAALPHDDTMVRIVAAIAEIIHLEVIAEGVETAEQRDWLLARGIAIGQGYLYAEALPVSRFNQTWIEKSSLPQ; translated from the coding sequence TTGCGCGTAAGCCGGTCACTAACGATAAAGCAGATGGCGACAGTTTCGCTGGTTGCGGTTATCACCATCAGTATCTTTATCGTCATCCAACTGTTTCATTTTGTGCAGCAGCGCAGGATTGACTACGCCCAGCAGATGGAGAATATCGCGCACACCGTCCGCCAGCCGCTGTCGGAAGCGGTGCTGCGTGCCGATATTTCTCAGGCCGAACGCATTCTTCATTCACTGAAGCCTGCCGGTATTTTATCGCGCGCCGACGTGGTGCTGCCTAATGCGTTTCAGGCCCTGCATGCCGACTTTGAGACGGAAAAACCGGTGCCGCTTCTGGTGGCCCGCCTGTTTGAGCTGCCGGTGCAGATTACCCTGCCGCTCTATTCGGTCGAAAATACCGGGATGCCGAAGCCGCTGGCCTATCTGGTGTTGCAGGCTAATTCGACGCGCGTCTACCAGTTTATCCTCAGCACGCTCTCAACCATGATCATCACCTATCTGCTGCTGGCGCTGATCCTCTCCGTGGCGATCAGCTGGTGCATCAACCGGCTGGTGGTGCATCCGCTGCGCAATCTCTCACGCGAGCTGCAGGAGTTGCCACCGCAGTCGATTCTGACGCATAAACTGACCCTGCCGCAGAGCCATCGCGATGACGAAATCGGCATGCTGATCCGCAGCTACAACCGTAATCAGCAGGTGCTGGAGTCGATTCATGACGAGATGAGTCGGCTGACCACCCATTTTGCCGTCACCGATCTGCCTAACCGTACGCTGTTTCTTGCGCTGGTCGAACAGTTCATGTGTAACCCTGAACAGCCACTGGGTCTGATGGTGATCCGTATTGAAACGCTGCAGGAAGCCAATGGCGTCCTGCGCGATGAGCAGCGCGATACGCTGATGCTGACGCTGGTGGAGAAAATCCGGCATACGCTGGATGACCATACCCTGCTGGCACAGACCGGTGTCAGCGACTTCGTGCTGTTAATGAAGCGCGCCAGTAATCCGTTTCGTGCGCTGCGCCTGGCGCGCAACCTGATGATTCGCCTGAATCAGCCGGTCAACCTGCATCAGCTGCAGCTGCGTCCTAACGTCAGCATCGGTCTGGCGCTGCGCGACGACAAGCCGCTGAGCGCTAACGAGCTGCTTGACCGCGCGACCTCGGCGATGATGTCGGCCCGTCATCAGGGCAAAAATCAGATCCTGTTCTTTGACGCCGCGCTGACCGAGCGCGCTCAGAAGCGTCTGACACAGGAGCATGACATTCTGCAGGGGCTGCACGATGAGCAGTTCGCCCTCTACCTGCAACCCCAGGTGGATATGCGCACCGGTACGTTAACCGGCGCAGAAGCGCTGCTGCGTATGCGCCAGCCTGATGGCAGTTACGGTCTGACCGAGGAGTTTATTGCCAGTGCTGAAGAGATTGGTGTGATTAGCGCGATTGGCCGCTGGGTGTTTGAAGAGGCGTGCCGCATTCTGGCTGGCTGGCAGCGACAGGGTATTATGCTGCCGCTGAGTGTGAATATTTCCGCAGTGCAACTGCGGGATACCGGCGTAGTTTCTCATCTGCAATCCCTGCTGGCGCGCCACCGTATCGCACCAGGCACTCTGGTGCTGGAAGTGACAGAAACGGCTCAGCTTGACGATGCGGAACAGGCGATGTCGATGCTGCGGATGTTGCAGCAGACCGGCGTGGCGGTGGCGCTGGATGATTTCGGTATGGGCTATTCTAACCTGAACTATCTCCATCAGCTGAAAGCGTTGCCGGTTAACAAACTGAAGATGGATCGCAGCTTTGTGGCGGCACTGCCGCATGACGACACCATGGTCCGCATCGTGGCGGCTATCGCCGAAATTATCCATCTGGAGGTGATTGCCGAAGGTGTGGAAACGGCGGAGCAGCGCGACTGGCTGCTGGCGCGCGGCATCGCTATCGGTCAGGGCTACCTCTATGCGGAAGCGCTGCCGGTGAGCCGCTTCAACCAGACCTGGATCGAAAAATCCTCACTGCCGCAATAA
- the bcsB gene encoding cellulose biosynthesis cyclic di-GMP-binding regulatory protein BcsB encodes MTTTGINRWVAALLLGSATLNCAVAQESAPIMATGETAVQSLPQQPAAPLRSSQLSFVKLAPPPGSMTLSGTRPSGQIEFGVRSDEVVTRALLNLSYRPSPALLPTLSQLKVYLNDELVSLITLTPEQPGKQNQVQLAIDPRFIADFNRVRFELVGHYANICENPANSTIWLDIGKESGLDLTLQKLPLKNDLSHFPEPFLDTRDTRPLTLPMVFAARPDVNQQRAAAILASWFGSKAAWRGQHFPVLYNQLPQQQHAVVFATNNARPDFLKNLPPVMKPTVAMVSQPDSPYEKMLLILGRNDDDLLTAVQGIAQGELLLRGDSATVDRVTLRAPRQPYDAPNWVRTDRRTTFAELTQYENQLQSDGLQPNPISLTLNLPPDLFLVRARGIDMDLSYRYTSPVHPDGSRLAVNLNNQFIQDYPLVPKNTAGQQLLHIPLIQGMMDKNHELLIPALRLGVVNQLRFDFDYANTFMGGTADGRCETVTPVGHHVVVDDNSSIDFSGYRHYIEMPSLQSWANAGFPFSRYADLAQTLVLVQSNPDAQQVSTLLNALGNMGAQTGYPALRVQLTDDWSTAKKQDADLLMIGDIPKDLQDDRRITALVDATASWLKTPARKVSQPVQPLSEAERAVESTTAIGSRGPLATVIGFQSPFYDQRSVVALLADGSPRSWQLLDEALDDSGKRQAISGSTAIIRESGVNSLRVGETYFVGHLPWWERLWSLLSSHPFWLALCAFFVVVLFALMTWRLMRIITRRRLLDEDE; translated from the coding sequence ATGACAACAACAGGAATAAACAGGTGGGTCGCTGCACTGCTGCTGGGCTCGGCAACGCTGAACTGCGCAGTGGCGCAGGAGAGTGCGCCGATCATGGCCACAGGAGAAACGGCGGTGCAATCGTTGCCCCAGCAGCCTGCCGCGCCGCTGCGTAGCAGTCAGCTGAGCTTCGTTAAGCTGGCCCCGCCGCCGGGCAGCATGACGCTGAGCGGAACCCGCCCCAGCGGGCAGATCGAGTTCGGGGTGCGCAGTGATGAGGTGGTGACACGTGCGCTGCTTAATCTCAGCTACCGGCCGTCGCCTGCGCTGCTGCCCACGCTGTCGCAGCTGAAAGTCTATCTCAACGATGAGCTGGTGAGCCTGATCACCCTGACGCCGGAACAGCCTGGCAAACAGAATCAGGTGCAGCTGGCGATCGATCCCCGTTTTATCGCCGACTTTAACCGCGTGCGCTTTGAGCTGGTCGGTCACTACGCCAACATCTGTGAAAATCCGGCCAACAGCACCATCTGGCTCGATATCGGCAAAGAGAGCGGTCTGGATCTGACGCTACAAAAACTGCCGCTGAAAAACGACCTGTCTCATTTCCCGGAGCCCTTTCTTGATACGCGCGACACGCGGCCGCTGACCCTGCCGATGGTGTTTGCTGCCCGGCCAGACGTTAACCAGCAGCGTGCCGCTGCGATCCTGGCCTCCTGGTTCGGCAGCAAAGCGGCCTGGCGCGGACAGCATTTTCCGGTGCTCTACAATCAGTTGCCGCAACAGCAGCATGCGGTGGTGTTTGCCACCAACAATGCACGCCCGGATTTCCTGAAAAATTTGCCACCGGTGATGAAGCCGACCGTGGCGATGGTAAGCCAGCCTGACAGCCCCTATGAAAAGATGCTGCTGATCCTGGGACGCAACGACGACGATCTGCTGACGGCGGTGCAGGGGATTGCGCAGGGCGAGCTGCTGTTACGCGGCGACAGCGCGACCGTCGACCGCGTCACACTGCGGGCACCGCGTCAGCCCTATGATGCGCCAAACTGGGTACGCACCGATCGCCGCACCACTTTTGCTGAGCTGACGCAGTATGAAAACCAGCTGCAGTCTGACGGTCTGCAGCCCAACCCGATCAGTCTGACGCTGAACCTGCCGCCCGATCTCTTCCTGGTGCGCGCGCGCGGTATCGATATGGATCTGAGCTATCGCTACACCTCGCCTGTTCACCCGGATGGCTCACGACTGGCCGTTAACCTGAATAATCAGTTTATTCAGGACTACCCGCTGGTGCCGAAAAACACGGCCGGGCAGCAACTGCTGCATATTCCGCTGATTCAGGGAATGATGGACAAGAATCATGAGCTGCTGATCCCGGCGCTGCGGCTGGGCGTGGTTAACCAGCTGCGCTTTGATTTTGACTATGCCAATACCTTTATGGGGGGCACCGCCGACGGGCGTTGTGAAACCGTGACGCCGGTAGGACATCATGTGGTGGTGGACGACAATTCCAGCATCGACTTCTCTGGCTATCGCCACTACATCGAAATGCCCTCATTGCAGAGCTGGGCGAATGCTGGCTTCCCGTTCAGTCGCTACGCCGATCTGGCCCAGACGCTGGTGCTGGTCCAGTCCAACCCTGATGCACAGCAGGTGAGTACACTGCTGAATGCGCTGGGCAATATGGGCGCGCAGACCGGCTATCCGGCGCTGCGCGTGCAGCTTACCGATGACTGGAGTACGGCGAAAAAGCAGGATGCGGATCTGCTGATGATCGGCGATATTCCTAAAGATCTTCAGGATGACCGTCGGATCACGGCGCTGGTCGATGCCACCGCCAGCTGGCTGAAAACCCCGGCGCGCAAGGTTTCTCAGCCTGTTCAGCCGCTGAGTGAGGCTGAAAGAGCAGTGGAAAGTACCACAGCCATTGGTTCACGCGGCCCGCTGGCGACCGTGATCGGTTTCCAGTCGCCGTTTTACGATCAGCGCAGTGTGGTGGCACTGCTCGCCGATGGCAGTCCGCGCAGCTGGCAGCTGCTTGATGAGGCGCTGGATGACAGCGGCAAACGCCAGGCGATCTCAGGCTCCACGGCGATTATCCGTGAGTCTGGCGTCAACAGCCTGCGCGTTGGAGAGACCTACTTTGTTGGCCATCTGCCGTGGTGGGAACGTCTCTGGTCACTGCTCTCTTCACATCCCTTCTGGCTGGCACTCTGTGCATTCTTTGTGGTGGTGCTGTTCGCGCTGATGACATGGCGTCTGATGCGAATTATTACCCGTCGTCGTTTACTGGATGAAGATGAATAA
- the bcsC gene encoding cellulose synthase complex outer membrane protein BcsC, whose amino-acid sequence MNNAQLLRTGMLLGALSALPGMAASADGSEVSPVDWLLTQVRTGESTNKYDLVQQSLYRLEKIDPDNPQVLAARLRLALHQGDIASAQLLLAQLKKVAPDSAETRESAVGLVLTSSDGRQQLQQARLLATSGRLTEAKSAYDALFNGVFPDPNTALEYWRLLARLPGQEGVAYQQLQALEQRYPGNIGVELQIARMAFNQQQPEKAIAQLKKLANSNGGRTAAADLWLQQITDQPISDSSVAQLKAYLAVFTEGDAHQQGAEALAKQQTTLADPAYRERMRALALVDAGDVNNAMTTLNRALKANPDDAELMGAMGQTQARAGHRDAAILWLERAIKAGQQSTLIGKWQSLLQSNRYWLAIEQGDKALAQHDIDAAEKYYRAAQTYDSSDSYALIGLGDVAMARKETAAAEQFWQRARRLDGTNITAVRRLAGLYQTVSPAREMEFITTLPAAQQRALADTIRTLRSDSLRAEADALAQQARWSQAAEKYRQARELAPDDVWLSYRLAGALRNGGAGQQADAVMRALLQKHPQNATALYATALWFSGNDNNSEAMASLHRLPDAQWSSDMRELADRLKQDQIFDQAEALRVAGQEQAAVTLLKQQPVSSQRDLLLADWALERGEAQQALADYQQVLSRQPDNGDAALGRIEALVALQRNSEARQALEQQPPVQASVNADRRAALAWQAVGETTRAVALFTDLKQRAAALPPSQDKALVFRDAARLEGAQQQPEQALTDYRQAMTASGIDSRGNISRATRNDPQDDWLKRSLRSDTADLYRQQQTTLTVQQDYSRNSGTGGISDFTAHTTMLQAEHPFADGRGFVRLDRVDVSAGTFTTQNGSIDALFGSCDDASSGGCSRQTRQRDEGTALAAGWHNATWSADLGTTPLGFEVTNWTGGLSWKTDVKQLGVTLTASRRPIASSLLSYAGTRDPAANGGKSWGGVVATGGSIGLSYDQGGAHGVWGDISAHQITGKNVADNSRERLMGGYYYKLINSGNRRATVGLNSMLWHYQKDLSDYTFGQGGYYSPQQYLSFSVPVTWRQRTENWSFDLGGSVSWSHSKTSAQQRYPVNPGYTLASNPSSASSSGGGTGYTLQAVIERRLTSNWFIGAGVDIQQAKDYTPSHGLLYVRYAAGGWEGDLDMPPQPLIPYADFK is encoded by the coding sequence ATGAATAACGCTCAGTTATTGCGGACAGGCATGCTGCTCGGCGCGCTAAGTGCGCTGCCGGGAATGGCCGCGTCCGCTGACGGATCGGAAGTCTCACCGGTCGACTGGCTGCTGACCCAGGTCCGTACCGGCGAGTCGACCAACAAATACGATCTGGTACAGCAATCGCTCTATCGGCTTGAGAAAATCGATCCCGATAATCCCCAGGTGCTGGCGGCACGTCTGCGGCTGGCGCTGCATCAGGGTGATATCGCCAGCGCGCAATTGCTGCTGGCTCAACTGAAAAAGGTTGCACCTGATTCGGCAGAGACACGCGAATCCGCTGTCGGCCTGGTGCTGACCTCATCCGATGGACGACAGCAACTGCAGCAGGCGCGTCTGCTTGCCACCTCGGGGCGACTGACCGAGGCGAAAAGCGCTTATGATGCGCTGTTTAACGGCGTCTTCCCCGATCCCAATACCGCCCTGGAGTACTGGCGGCTGCTGGCACGTCTTCCCGGTCAGGAGGGCGTGGCTTATCAGCAGCTTCAGGCACTGGAACAGCGCTATCCGGGCAATATCGGGGTTGAGCTACAAATTGCGCGTATGGCGTTTAATCAGCAGCAGCCAGAAAAGGCGATAGCGCAGCTGAAAAAGCTGGCAAACAGCAATGGCGGGCGTACCGCTGCCGCCGACCTCTGGCTGCAGCAGATCACCGATCAGCCCATCAGCGACAGCAGCGTGGCACAGCTTAAAGCTTATCTGGCCGTTTTCACTGAGGGCGATGCGCACCAGCAGGGCGCAGAGGCGCTCGCGAAGCAGCAGACGACGCTGGCCGATCCCGCTTATCGGGAACGAATGCGGGCGCTGGCGCTGGTTGACGCAGGCGACGTGAATAACGCGATGACGACCCTTAACCGGGCGCTGAAAGCGAATCCCGACGATGCCGAATTAATGGGCGCAATGGGACAAACTCAGGCCCGCGCAGGTCATCGTGATGCCGCCATTCTCTGGCTGGAACGCGCCATTAAAGCGGGTCAGCAGAGCACGCTGATTGGTAAATGGCAGTCACTTTTGCAGAGCAATCGCTACTGGCTGGCGATTGAGCAGGGCGATAAAGCGCTGGCACAGCACGATATTGATGCTGCCGAAAAATACTATCGCGCGGCGCAAACGTATGACAGCAGCGACAGCTATGCCCTGATTGGTCTGGGTGATGTGGCGATGGCGCGCAAAGAGACGGCGGCGGCTGAACAGTTCTGGCAGCGCGCGCGACGGCTGGATGGCACCAATATCACCGCAGTGCGTCGGCTGGCGGGGCTGTATCAGACGGTGTCGCCTGCCCGCGAGATGGAATTTATCACTACCTTGCCCGCTGCACAGCAGCGTGCACTGGCCGATACAATCCGGACGCTGCGCAGCGACAGCCTGCGCGCGGAGGCGGATGCCCTGGCGCAGCAGGCGCGCTGGTCGCAGGCCGCAGAGAAATATCGCCAGGCGCGCGAGCTGGCACCGGATGACGTCTGGCTCAGTTACCGGCTGGCGGGTGCACTGCGTAACGGCGGAGCCGGACAGCAGGCGGATGCGGTAATGCGCGCACTGTTGCAGAAGCATCCCCAAAACGCCACCGCGCTTTATGCGACCGCACTCTGGTTCTCAGGCAACGATAACAATAGTGAGGCGATGGCTTCGCTGCATCGGCTGCCCGACGCGCAGTGGAGCAGCGATATGCGCGAGCTGGCTGACCGCCTGAAGCAGGATCAGATCTTTGACCAGGCTGAGGCGCTGCGCGTCGCCGGGCAGGAGCAGGCAGCGGTGACGCTGCTTAAGCAGCAGCCGGTTTCCAGCCAGCGCGACCTGCTACTGGCCGACTGGGCGCTGGAACGCGGTGAAGCGCAGCAGGCACTGGCGGATTATCAGCAGGTGCTGTCGCGCCAGCCGGATAACGGCGATGCGGCGCTGGGACGAATCGAAGCGCTGGTTGCCCTGCAGCGCAACAGCGAAGCCCGACAGGCGCTTGAGCAACAGCCGCCGGTACAGGCCAGCGTCAATGCGGATCGCCGTGCTGCGCTGGCGTGGCAGGCGGTGGGTGAAACCACACGGGCTGTCGCGCTATTTACCGATTTGAAACAGCGTGCTGCCGCGCTGCCGCCTTCGCAGGACAAGGCGCTGGTGTTTCGTGATGCGGCACGGCTGGAGGGTGCGCAGCAGCAGCCTGAACAGGCGCTGACAGACTATCGTCAGGCGATGACGGCCAGCGGTATCGATAGCCGTGGCAATATCAGCCGCGCAACCCGCAACGATCCTCAGGATGACTGGCTGAAGCGCAGCCTGCGCAGCGACACGGCCGATCTTTACCGTCAGCAGCAGACCACGCTGACGGTGCAGCAGGACTATTCACGCAACAGTGGTACCGGCGGCATCTCCGATTTTACGGCGCACACCACCATGCTGCAGGCGGAACATCCGTTTGCCGATGGCCGGGGCTTTGTCCGTCTTGATCGGGTGGATGTCTCCGCAGGCACCTTTACCACCCAAAACGGCAGCATCGACGCCCTGTTTGGCAGCTGTGACGACGCCAGTTCGGGCGGCTGCAGTCGCCAGACCCGCCAGCGCGATGAGGGTACGGCGCTGGCCGCTGGCTGGCATAACGCGACCTGGTCGGCTGACCTCGGTACCACGCCGCTGGGTTTTGAAGTCACTAACTGGACCGGCGGGCTGAGCTGGAAAACCGATGTGAAACAGCTCGGCGTCACACTCACTGCCTCACGCAGGCCGATAGCCAGTTCGCTGCTCTCCTATGCCGGGACGCGCGATCCTGCAGCCAACGGGGGCAAAAGCTGGGGTGGCGTGGTGGCCACGGGCGGCAGCATCGGGCTGAGTTACGATCAGGGCGGCGCGCATGGCGTCTGGGGTGATATCAGCGCGCATCAGATCACCGGTAAAAATGTTGCCGATAACAGCCGTGAGCGCCTGATGGGCGGCTATTACTACAAGCTCATCAACAGCGGCAACCGCCGTGCAACCGTCGGGCTGAACAGCATGCTCTGGCACTATCAGAAGGATCTCAGTGATTACACCTTCGGCCAGGGCGGCTACTACAGTCCGCAGCAGTATCTCTCCTTTTCCGTGCCGGTGACCTGGCGGCAGCGGACAGAGAACTGGTCGTTTGATCTGGGCGGCTCCGTCTCCTGGTCACATTCGAAAACCAGTGCGCAGCAGCGTTATCCGGTTAATCCGGGCTATACCCTTGCCAGTAATCCGTCTTCTGCCAGCAGTTCCGGCGGCGGTACGGGCTATACGCTGCAGGCAGTCATTGAGCGACGGCTGACGTCGAACTGGTTTATTGGTGCGGGTGTCGATATTCAGCAGGCGAAGGATTACACCCCGAGTCATGGTCTGCTCTATGTGCGCTATGCTGCCGGCGGCTGGGAAGGCGATCTCGATATGCCGCCACAGCCGCTGATCCCTTACGCAGATTTTAAATAA
- a CDS encoding dicarboxylate/amino acid:cation symporter produces the protein MKTSLFKSLYFQVLMAIGIGVLLGHFYPELGTQMKPLGDGFVKLIKMIIAPVIFCTVVTGIAGMESMKAVGRTGAVALLYFEIVSTIALIIGLIVVNVVQPGAGMNVDPATLDAKAVAMYAQQAEQQGIVPFLLDIIPNSVIGAFASGNILQVLLFAILFGFALHRLGNTGTLIFNVIENFSKVIFGIINMIMRLAPIGAFGAMAFTIGKYGVGSLVQLGQLIICFYITCVLFVVIVLGLIARLFAGFSIFKFIAYIKEELLIVLGTSSSESALPRMLDKMEKLGCKKSVVGLVIPTGYSFNLDGTSIYLTMAAVFIAQATNAHMDIFHQITLLVVLLLSSKGAAGVTGSGFIVLAATLSAVGHLPVAGLALILGIDRFMSEARALTNLIGNGVATVVVAKWVDQLDHKQLTDTLAGRNKENKASESSI, from the coding sequence ATGAAAACCTCACTTTTTAAAAGCCTTTATTTCCAGGTGCTGATGGCGATTGGCATCGGCGTTTTGTTAGGCCATTTTTACCCGGAGTTAGGGACCCAGATGAAGCCGCTGGGAGATGGCTTTGTTAAATTAATCAAGATGATTATCGCCCCGGTGATTTTCTGTACCGTGGTGACCGGCATCGCTGGCATGGAAAGCATGAAAGCGGTAGGGCGTACCGGCGCAGTTGCACTGCTCTATTTTGAAATTGTCAGCACCATCGCGCTGATTATCGGCCTGATCGTGGTAAACGTCGTGCAGCCAGGTGCCGGGATGAACGTTGATCCTGCCACGCTGGATGCCAAAGCCGTGGCGATGTACGCCCAGCAGGCAGAACAGCAGGGCATCGTCCCCTTCCTGCTGGATATTATTCCTAACAGCGTGATTGGCGCCTTTGCCAGCGGCAACATTCTGCAGGTATTGCTGTTCGCCATTCTGTTTGGTTTCGCCCTGCATCGCCTGGGTAACACCGGCACGCTGATTTTCAACGTGATTGAAAATTTCTCAAAAGTCATTTTCGGCATCATTAACATGATCATGCGTCTGGCACCGATAGGGGCATTTGGCGCAATGGCGTTCACCATCGGTAAGTATGGCGTGGGATCACTGGTGCAGCTCGGCCAACTGATCATCTGCTTCTATATCACCTGTGTTCTGTTTGTGGTGATCGTGCTGGGGCTGATTGCGCGTCTGTTTGCCGGATTCAGCATCTTTAAGTTCATCGCCTATATCAAAGAAGAGCTGCTGATTGTGCTGGGGACCTCCTCTTCCGAGTCTGCACTGCCGCGCATGCTGGATAAGATGGAGAAACTGGGCTGTAAGAAATCAGTGGTCGGGCTGGTGATCCCCACCGGTTACTCCTTTAACCTCGACGGCACCTCGATTTATCTGACCATGGCGGCGGTGTTCATCGCTCAGGCGACCAATGCGCACATGGATATCTTCCATCAGATTACGCTGCTGGTGGTGCTGCTGCTCTCCTCGAAAGGCGCAGCGGGGGTAACCGGAAGCGGATTTATCGTACTGGCGGCGACGCTCTCTGCGGTAGGACATCTGCCGGTGGCGGGTCTGGCGCTGATACTCGGTATTGACCGCTTTATGTCTGAAGCCCGTGCGCTGACTAACCTGATCGGTAACGGAGTGGCGACCGTGGTGGTCGCGAAGTGGGTCGATCAGCTGGATCATAAACAGCTGACCGACACGCTGGCAGGCCGTAATAAGGAGAATAAAGCGTCTGAATCTTCAATTTAA